One window of Globicephala melas chromosome 5, mGloMel1.2, whole genome shotgun sequence genomic DNA carries:
- the LOC115846410 gene encoding ribosomal biogenesis factor-like, producing MAKDKLRGQKSRNVFHIAGQKGFKVKNKAKPVTTNLKINILIPQQCHENEPVNVDEATR from the exons ATGGCCAAGGACAAACTAAGAGGGCAGAAGTCCAGGAATGTATTCCACATAGCCGGCCAAAAAGGctttaaggttaaaaataaagcaaaaccagTTACCACTAATCTTAAGATAAACATT CTGATTCCTCAGCAGTGTCATGAAAACGAACCAGTTAATGTTGATGAAGCTACAAGATGA